Proteins from one Penicillium digitatum chromosome 2, complete sequence genomic window:
- a CDS encoding Beta-glucosidase yields MARIDVEKSIEELTLGEKVALTAGRDFWHTESVPRLNIPALRMSDGPNGVRGTRFFNGIPAACFPCATALGATWDTELLSQVGALMGDEAIAKGTHIVLGPTINTQRSPLGGRGFESFSEDGVLSGTLAGHFCKALQEKGVAATLKHFVCNDQEHERLAVSSILTNRALREIYLMPFQLAMRICRSRCIMTAYNKVNGTHVSENRGIIDDILRKEWGWDGLIISDWFGTYSTSDAIIAGLDIEMPGKTRWRGGALAHAVSSNKVTQYQLDERVRNILNLINWVEPLGIPEGAPEKALNRPEDQALMRRAAAESVVLMKNDGDILPLKKDGSLLVIGPNAKIAAYCGGGSASLAPYYTVTPFDGVSAKTKGEVKYSQGVYSHKDLPLLGPLLRTADGKPGFTFKVYNEHPSAGEDRPVLDELHLLESSGFLMDYVNPKIKSMTYYVDMEGTFTPEESGIYEFGVTVVGTGQLFIDGEVVVDNTKNQKQGSAFFGTATIEEIGTKELKAGQSYKVLFQFGSAPTSDLDTRGIVAFGPGGFRFGASRHVSQEELITNAVEQAKTAEQVIIFAGLTQEWETEGHDREHMDLPPGSDELIGRVLEVKPNAVVVIQSGTPVTMPWAQNAKALVQAWFGGNECGNGIADVLYGDVNPSAKLPITFPRRLQDNPSYLNFRSERGRVLYGEDIYVGYRYFEKSDVAPGFAFGHGLSYTSFARSDLRLETVPEQSKYTESGEPVTASVTVSNTGSVAGAEIVQLWIVPPKTDVGRPVRELKAFQKVFLQPGESKTVQLVVEKKLATSWWDEEREQWISEKGTYQVLVTGTGTEELRAEFEVGRTRFWLGL; encoded by the exons ATGGCTCGAATTGATGTCGAGAAATCCATCGAAGAGCTCACGCTCGGCGAGAAGGTAGCCCTCACAGCTG GCCGTGATTTCTGGCACACAGAATCAGTTCCACGCCTCAACATCCCTGCACTACGCATGTCCGACGGACCAAATGGCGTCCGTGGCACTCGCTTCTTCAACGGTATCCCAGCAGCATGCTTCCCCTGCGCAACGGCACTCGGCGCAACCTGGGATACCGAGCTGCTATCGCAGGTCGGCGCATTGATGGGCGATGAAGCGATCGCAAAAGGCACACACATCGTACTAGGCCCCACTATCAATACCCAGCGATCGCCGCTGGGCGGGCGCGGCTTCGAGTCCTTCTCGGAGGATGGTGTGCTTTCCGGTACGCTAGCTGGCCACTTCTGCAAGGCACTGCAGGAGAAGGGTGTTGCTGCTACGCTTAAGCACTTCGTCTGCAACGACCAGGAACATGAGCGGTTGGCTGTTAGCAGTATTCTGACTAACCGGGCACTGCGTGAGATTTACTTGATGCCGTTCCAGTTGGCTATGCGGATTTGTCGCTCGCGGTGTATTATGACCGCCTATAATAAGGTTAATGGGACTCATGTGAGTGAGAACAGGGGTATAATTGATGATATCTTGCGCAAGGAGTGGGGCTGGGACGGTCTTATCATCAGTGACTG GTTTGGTACCTACAGTACCTCTGATGCCATCATCGCCGGTCTCGATATCGAGATGCCCGGTAAGACTCGCTGGCGGGGTGGGGCTCTTGCACACGCCGTCTCGTCAAACAAGGTGACCCAATACCAGCTCGATGAACGCGTGCGCAATATCCTCAACCTCATAAACTGGGTTGAACCCCTAGGCATTCCCGAGGGAGCACCTGAGAAGGCTCTCAACCGGCCAGAAGACCAGGCTCTGATGCGCCGCGCTGCAGCCGAGTCTGTCGTGCTGATGAAGAACGATGGTGATATTCTTCCCCTTAAGAAGGATGGCTCTCTGCTGGTCATTGGACCGAACGCTAAGATTGCTGCCTACTGTGGTGGGGGCTCGGCCTCGCTGGCTCCTTACTACACTGTCACCCCGTTCGATGGCGTCTCCGCCAAGACCAAGGGAGAGGTCAAGTACAGCCAGGGCGTGTACTCTCACAAGGACCTGCCGCTCTTGGGTCCACTGCTGCGGACTGCAGACGGCAAGCCTGGCTTCACGTTCAAGGTTTACAATGAACACCCCAGCGCTGGCGAGGATCGACCGGTTTTGGACGAGTTACATCTACTCGAATCTTCCGGGTTCCTGATGGACTACGTCAACCCGAAGATCAAGTCTATGACCTACTATGTCGATATGGAGGGGACGTTTACCCCCGAAGAAAGCGGAATCTACGAATTCGGCGTGACAGTCGTCGGCACAGGCCAACTCTTCATCGACGGCGAAGTGGTCGTCGACAACACCAAGAACCAGAAGCAAGGCTCTGCCTTCTTCGGCACAGCCACTATCGAAGAGATCGGCACTAAAGAGCTTAAGGCCGGCCAGTCATACAAGGTTCTCTTCCAGTTCGGCAGCGCACCAACCTCAGACCTCGACACACGCGGAATTGTCGCCTTCGGCCCAGGCGGTTTCCGTTTCGGCGCCAGCCGACACGTGAGCCAAGAGGAACTGATCACCAACGCAGTCGAGCAAGCCAAAACCGCCGAGCAGGTCATCATCTTCGCCGGTCTCACCCAGGAATGGGAAACCGAGGGCCACGACCGCGAGCACATGGACCTCCCCCCCGGCAGCGACGAGCTGATCGGCCGCGTACTGGAGGTGAAGCCGAACGCAGTTGTCGTGATCCAGTCCGGCACGCCGGTCACGATGCCGTGGGCACAGAATGCCAAAGCGCTCGTGCAAGCCTGGTTCGGCGGCAACGAATGCGGTAACGGTATCGCAGACGTCCTCTACGGCGACGTCAACCCCTCCGCCAAGCTGCCAATCACCTTCCCCCGCCGTCTGCAAGATAACCCCTCCTACCTGAACTTCCGGTCCGAGCGCGGCCGCGTCCTCTACGGCGAGGACATCTACGTTGGCTACCGGTACTTCGAGAAAAGCGATGTGGCGCCTGGCTTCGCTTTCGGGCATGGTCTGTCGTACACGAGTTTCGCACGGTCGGATTTGCGCCTCGAGACTGTTCCCGAACAGAGTAAGTACACTGAGTCCGGTGAGCCTGTCACTGCGTCTGTGACTGTCTCCAATACGGGGTCTGTGGCCGGTGCCGAGATCGTGCAGCTCTGGATCGTGCCGCCGAAGACTGATGTTGGTCGTCCCGTGCGTGAGCTGAAGGCATTCCAGAAGGTTTTCTTGCAGCCTGGGGAGAGTAAGACTGTGCAGTTGGTTGTTGAGAAGAAGTTGGCTACGAGCTGGTGGGATGAGGAGCGGGAACAGTGGATCTCCGAGAAGGGAACTTACCAGGTTCTCGTTACGGGTACTGGGACGGAGGAGCTGCGTGCCGAGTTTGAGGTTGGTAGGACGAGGTTCTGGCTTGGTTTGTAG
- a CDS encoding Homoserine O-acetyltransferase, putative produces the protein MAETSSAPTAQYQRVHSQPENPYAQLIEEQSIAIIPSFKLESGVILYNVPVAYTTRGTLAPTGDNVLVICHALSGSADVADWWGPLLGGPGQAFDVSRFFVICLNSLGSPYGSASAVTYKDGKSENGYYGPEFPLTTVRDDVNIHKLVLDDLGVKQIAAVVGGSMGGMLTLEYAFFGKDYVRAIVPIATSARHSAWCISWGEAQRQSIYSDPKYDDGYYAFNDPPSTGLGAARMSALLTYRSRNSFESRFGRNVPDPSKPRNINGTEKLPTPPNEHWAIHNDGHRGGTTSRSESRQGSPAPVNEAEVQFMDPQFSGTKTFAPEVDTQPKLTTSGRPRPPTYFSAQSYLRYQGDKFVKRFDANCYIAMTRKLDTHDVSRRRGNTTADTEDTVLEALGRVEQPALVLGIESDGLFTFAEQQEIAAGIPDSRLKRIDSPEGHDAFLLQFEQVNRHIVEFFHEVLPDIMAKSGADGAAAVASVTKLTKSSTFGEAEVEDITAW, from the exons ATGGCTGAAACTAGCAGTGCCCCTACTGCGCAATACC AGAGGGTCCATTCGCAACCTGAGAACCCTTATGCTCAGTTGATTGAGGAGCAATCCATTGCGATCATCCCTTCATTCAAACTTGAGTCCGGTGTCATCCTTTACAACGTCCCGGTTGCATACACCACGCGTGGAACGCTCGCTCCTACCGGTGATAATGTGCTGGTGATTTGTCACGCTCTTAGTGGCAGTGCCGATGTCGCTGACTGGTGGGGCCCTCTCCTCGGTGGTCCTGGCCAAGCATTCGATGTTTCTCGATTCTTCGTGATCTGCCTCAACAGTTTGGGCAGTCCGTACGGAAGTGCGAGTGCTGTGACGTACAAGGATGGGAAGTCTGAAAATGGCTACTATGGACCTGAGTTTCCCCTAACGACTGTTCGTGATGATGTCAACATCCACAAACTCGTACTGGATGACCTCGGTGTAAAGCAGATTGCTGCGGTGGTCGGAGGATCCATGGGTGGAATGCTCACCTTGGAATACGCATTTTTCGGCAAAGACTATGTGCGTGCTATTGTGCCAATTGCAACTTCAGCACGCCATTCCGCATGGTGCATCAGCTGGGGCGAGGCACAGCGGCAGAGTATCTATAGCGACCCGAAGTATGACGATGGCTACTATGCATTTAATGACCCGCCATCCACCGGCCTCGGTGCAGCTCGCATGTCAGCACTCCTCACTTACCGTAGCCGCAACTCATTCGAGTCTCGGTTCGGTCGCAATGTACCGGATCCAAGCAAGCCGCGAAACATCAACGGCACAGAAAAGCTCCCTACCCCCCCGAACGAGCACTGGGCTATCCACAACGATGGACACCGTGGCGGAACAACTTCACGCTCGGAGAGCAGACAAGGCTCACCGGCTCCTGTGAACGAGGCCGAGGTCCAGTTCATGGATCCGCAATTCTCTGGCACCAAGACATTTGCCCCCGAAGTCGACACACAGCCCAAGCTGACTACATCCGGCCGTCCTCGTCCACCGACCTACTTCTCCGCACAGTCATATCTTCGTTACCAGGGTGATAAATTCGTCAAGCGATTCGATGCCAACTGCTACATTGCCATGACCCGCAAGCTCGATACGCATGATGTGTCCCGCCGCCGTGGTAACACTACCGCCGACACTGAGGACACCGTCCTCGAAGCCCTCGGACGCGTCGAGCAGCCGGCTCTAGTTCTAGGCATCGAGTCGGATGGTCTGTTTACATTTGCAGAACAACAGGAGATCGCAGCTGGCATCCCCGACTCTCGCCTCAAGCGCATCGATAGCCCCGAAGGCCATGATGCGTTCTTGCTTCAATTTGAGCAAGTCAACCGCCACATTGTCGAATTCTTCCACGAAGTCCTACCCGATATCATGGCCAAGTCGGGCGCCGATGGTGCGGCTGCTGTGGCCAGTGTCACTAAGCTGACGAAGAGCAGTACCTTTGGTGAGGCCGAGGTGGAGGATATCACCGCTTGGTAA
- a CDS encoding 60S ribosomal protein eL30 — protein sequence MVKTKKSGDTLSSRLALVMKSGKVTMGTKSTMKTLRSGKAKLVLISGNCPPLRKSELEYYAMLAKTPVHHFNGNNIELGTACGKLFRCSAMAILDAGDSDILSREA from the exons ATGGTCAAGACTAAGAAGTCCGGTGACACCCTCTCCTCGCGCCTGGCGCTTGTGATGAAGTCTGGCAAGG TTACCATGGGTACCAAGTCCACCATGAAGACTCTCCGCTCTGGCAAGGCCAAGCTGGTCCTCATCTCCGGAAACTGCCCTCCTCTGCGCAAGTCCGAGCTTGAGTACTACGCCATGCTCGCCAAGACCCCCGTTCACCACTTCAACGGCAACAAC ATTGAGCTCGGTACCGCTTGCGGTAAGCTCTTCCGCTGCTCCGCCATGGCCATCCTCGATGCTGGTGACTCCGACATCCTGAGCCGTGAGGCTTAA